Within Anthonomus grandis grandis chromosome 19, icAntGran1.3, whole genome shotgun sequence, the genomic segment AGGAGGAAACCTGAATGTGTGTGAGgtacgttaaaaaaacaattatttcacCATTTTAACAGCAATTTATTTTGGTCAAACAACATCTGCCCCAAGTTTTCAAATGGACGCTTTACATTGGacagtacattaaaaaaattaaataaaaacacttctGGTAAATGCACTTCtttcattttttcttaataaaagttataaaacatCACAATGAAACCATCAAAGCAGTGTGGCCACTAAaccacagatttacagaatactgtAATAATACTGtaatattctgtaaatctgtgactAAACCAACAGTGCCTGGTCTTCCCCGAGGAAGCACTAGACCGTTGCCAAAAAAGCTTGTTGTAAAGGCATGTCCTTAACTTACtttaatataagttaaaaaacaattttaaaaaaccatcaAACCATTCTGAGCATGTAGTTATCGACCAGCAGTTTCTGCAGCATTATTAATACTGAATTTTCTCTGCAGTGTGACATTTTTTATCAGTGGTAAGATACTGACATTGGCATGCATTTTTATAATAGGAAAGTCTGTTTTATGCATAAGAAATAGTACTACTTTATCTTTTCTAGATCTCGTGCATCTCACCTAAGAGGTTTATCAATTTACATTAACAGAAAAGTCTCTTTTGTTCAACACTTACTTGAGAGAACTTAGAAACTATAGGAGGTTCAGATTTggtcacattttaattttattatataaaataatttattttaccatttgtttcttttattatctGCTTTTTTTCTATGCTTTAGGATTTTGTGATACACGTTTTATCTATTCCAGTTTAATTACCAGTTTTAGCTAGTCTATATATTTAATTCACCTTTGTCAACAGAAGCATATTTGATTTGACTGATTTTCAGCTTTTGCCCGAGGAAACACTAGACatagtacattaaaaaaaaaaaataggtaaaacAACTTGTGcatttccttcttttctttaATAGAAGTTCAAAAACATCATAAAGAAACATTAAaagccaattaaaaaaattgatcaatCAAGTTTCTGGTCTTGCCCAAGGAGGCACTAGacagtacattaaaaaaattgaataaagacACTTCTGGCAAAtgcattttcttcattttctttaataaacatcaaaaagaaatattgaaaGGCAATAGAACCAGTGTGAGCACTGAACACAGTTAGCAACCAGCAGTTGCTGGTCTTCCCAAGGAAGCACTAGACAgtgtatgaaaaaaattaaataaaaaagattctggTAAACGCactttcttcattttctttaataaagttaaaaaacaccataaagaaacattaaaacccaattaaaaaatgtgggcACTAATTATATAGTTATCAACCAAGGTTCTGGTTTTACCCGAGGAAGCACTAGacagtacattaaaaaaattaaataaaaacagttcTGGTAAAGGCatttccttcatttttattaataaacatcaTAAAGAAATGTTAAAAGACAATGAAACCAGTTTGAGCACTGAACATAGTTAGCAACCAGCAGATGCTGGTCTTCCCGAGGAATCACTAGacagtacaataaaaaaattaaataaaaacacttctGGTAAACGcactttcttaattttctttaataagagttaaaaaacatcataaagaaacattaaaagccaattaaaaaaatgtggacaCTAATTATAGTTATCAACCAAGTTTCTGGTCTTACCCGAGGAAGCATTAGACAgtgtatgaaaaaaattaaataaaaaagattctggTAAATGCactttcttcattttctttaataaacatCATAAAGAAATATTGAAAGGCAATGAAACCAGTGTGATCACTAAAGATAGTTAGCAACCAGCAGTTGCTGGTCTTCCCGAGCAAGCACTAGACAgtgtatgaaaaaattaaataaaaaagattctggTAAACGCACTTTCttcattttgtttaataaagttaaaaaacatcATAAAGAAACATTGAAAGCCAATTAAAAGAATGTGGGCACTAATTATATAGTTATCAACCAAGTTTCTGGTCTTACCCGAGGAAGCACTAGAAAgtacattgaaaaaattaactaaaaacacttcccttatttttttaataaacatcataaataatattgaaaggCAATGAAACTGGTGTAAGCACTAAACATAGTCAGCAACCAGCAGTTGCTGGTCTTCCCGAGGAAGCACTAGACAgtgtatgaaaaaaattaaataaaaaagattctggTAAACGCactttcttcattttctttaataaagttaaaaaaatcataaagaaacattaaaagccaattaaaaaattgtgggcACTAATTATATAGTTATCAACCAAGTTTCTGGTGTAACCCGAGGAAGCACTGGacagtacatttaaaatattaaataaaaacacttctGGCAAATACATTtcctgcatttttttaataaacatcatAAAGAAATATTGAAATGCAATGAAACCAGTGTGAGCACTGAACACAGTTAGCAACCAGCAGTTGCTGGTCTTCCCGAGGAAGCACTAGGCAgtgtatgaaaaaaattaaataaaaaagattctggTAAACGCAccttcttcattttctttaataaagttaaaaaacattatacaGAAACATTAAaagccaattaaaaaaatgtgggcACTAATTATATAGTTATTAACCAAGTTTCTGGTATTACCCGAGGAAGCCCTGGACAGTACATTCTGGTAAATGCatttccttcattttctttaacaaaCATCATAAAGAAATATTGAAAGGCAATAGAACCAGTGTGAGCACTGAACATAGTTAGCAACCAGCAGTTGCTGGTCTTCCCGAGGAAGCACTAGACAgtgtatgaaaaaaattaaataaaaaagattctggTAAACGCAccttcttcattttctttaataaagttaaaaaacattatacaGAAACATTAAaagccaattaaaaaaatgtgggcACTAAACATAGTTAGCAACCAGCAGTTGCTGGTCTTCCCGAGGAAGCACTAGACAgtgtatgaaaaaaattaaataaaaaagattctggTAAACGCAccttcttcattttctttaataaagttaaaaaacattatacaGAAACATTAAaagccaattaaaaaaatgtgggcACTAAACATAGTTAGCAACCAGCAGTTGCTGGTCTTCCCGAGGAAGCACTAGACAgtgtatgaaaaaaatttaataaaaaagcttctgGTAAAGGCACTTTCCTTGTTCgtgttttctttaataaaagttataaaatataacaattatatAATTAGTGTGTTTCAATATATTCAATGCATATAATACACACCTCCAATTTTTATACTCAAGAATGTCATTCTGTACTCTGTGATATTTGTGTTTTATTAGGATTCATTTAGCTCATAGCAACAACTCTGTTTGTGATAATAAAGCTAGTTTTTCAATGTGAATTTCAAATAATCAAATCAGTGTGGACACTAATCATAGTCATCAACCAACAGCCCCTGGTCCGAGGAAGCACTGGAcagtacatttaaaaaattaaataaaaacacttctGGTAAACGCACTTCTGTCATTTTCCTCAATAAGCATAATAAAGAAACACTAAAAGACATTGAAAACAATGTGTGCTCCTTAAACATAATTGCTGGTCCAGGTCTTCCCCGAGGAAGCACTATAGacagtacattaaaaaaattaaataaaaaagtttgtgGTAAAGGCACTACCTTCATCTTCTtccataaaagttaaaaaagaacaaagaaacattttaaaaaaccatgAAACCAGTGTGTGCACTAATCGTAGTTAGCAACCAACAGTTCCTGGTCTCCCCCGAGGAaatccaaaaaagaaaaaaagacacAACTCAGTgggttttctttattttttcaataaatataaaaaaacattccaAAGAAACACTAAAAATAAACGGATGAACCAACTTACCTGAGCTTTGAAGATTATTCCCGAGGAAACACTACTCGACtaacacacacacacactaagatatttttaaaaagcaagcAGCTATGAACACTATAAGTAAAGCTAGAAAGCGAAGCACTTATTAAAACTTATGGGACTGTGGGCCCCTCCACTGCCCTGACACCCCCCAAATAGAGGGtgaaattttgggcaattttataaaaaccttgAAAGGCTTTTGTCCCCCCTGTTCCCTCAGCCCTGTAGGACTTTTTACCTCACTTACATGGGGCCCCTTTACTATAGAAGCAAACTAAATAGGgcttaaatatatataagaaaaagaatcccccccccccccttgATCCTTATTCAGGCCTATATGCTTGTACCTCACCTAAATGGGGCCTCAATAAACACCTAAATATCTCAGTACAGTAAAACGTTTGAAATACACCCAAATGGGGCCTAATATAAAAACACTTTgcgcattttaataaaaatcctaGGGCACTTGCTTTGCTACCCGTGATGTCCCCTCAgccctataaaattatttaagtcatgAGGCCCCTTAACTgtaaaaacaaactaaataatGTAAGAATTCCCTGTACAGGTTAATTTCAAGAGAATTCCTTCCCCCCCGGAGCCCCTTAATTTTAGTATAGCCCCCAGAAGAAAACTCAATGGGGTCCCATAAGtatattcacattttttaaatatccccaAATGGGGCCTAACATAagacatttagtttttttttcctcaGCCCTATATAGGACTATTTGCCCCAATTACATGGGGCCCCTTAAATAGGGCTTAagtataaaaatttcttttataaaaatcttactTGCCTTTTCTGTACAGGCTAATATCAAAAGAATCCCCCCAGACCCCCTTTGCCAcccttaattaattataatagagAAACCCAAATAGGGCCCCATAAGTATAAAAAACGATTAAAATAAACCCAAATGGGGCCTGACATAAGAAATTATCGGCAAAAATCCTGTAGAGACTTTGCCCCTCCCATCCCCCCCTCACCGTTCAGCCCTACGGGCTTATACCCCAATTACGTATAAAAAAGCGCAAAACAGCCTAAATGAGGCGTAATTTTTACCTTATCTTCAAGTCAAGCCCAGAGATTCACATAATCTAAAAATAGATTTGCACGCTGTACCACGAAATGCCTGATACGGCACGTCGCCCCGTTATATTCACGTGATTGGCCGGGCGAacacttaaaatatttgtcaTAACTTGTTGAGGGCGACACGCAGGGAGTCAAAGGATgtaaatgtttaaacaaaatgGCGTCAAGGGGGTTTTTGGGGGGGGCGAAAATGAACAAATATAAGTGAAAATAGAAAGACAACACGCATAAATAAGCATAAGAAAGGCGAAAAAAGCACGATTAAAGGCGCGTAAAGCTTCTAAAAGCATTTATTCCGGCAAAATGGAGCAAAACGTACGTGTCCGGTCGGTGGGACCATGGCACCGGTAAAAAACCTCGAAATAATGCTCTAAGACCTTTTGATACGGTAAAAATTAAAGTCTCACCTACCTTAGGACGACCTGGAGAACACTTTTCACTAATATTTCACACTAAACACATGAATTTTACCGGTAAACGCGGTACCGGTAGCAGGACGCGACCTGGACGTAAAGACGTTCCGGACTTTCTGCATTCTGGATGGCGCGGAACGGAAATAACGTTGCGCAGGACCGGCACATGCGCGAAACGTCATTGTCAACAGGTGCGTCCGGTTAATGCGTttctattctattttatttattttttttaaatttatttttaaataattgtttatttatgcgGGTTTTCAATGGAAATGCCTTCTGATGGATAGAGGGTGATggaaaattcatattatttGCTTATACGGCGCtttttccttaaataaataGCTGATAAACGGTTTTTTTTGAATTCCTATTTTTTCCCACGTCTATTTGACAATATTGACGTTTATGCGTCATGTAACGTGACACTAACGAAATTGTTTAATAAGATACAGGGCGCGCGCAAAAAGtcgcaattttatttaaatattctcatTCCAGACACTTTGACGACGGTTTctgcttaaaataatatttgtctgtcgttttttattaatttcgtcGATATACGGGGcgttaaaacgttttttttaacgttttaaaaagggAGCGACTCGTGGCGCCCTCtatcatataaaaataagtgtttGAGAAAACACGaacaataattgtttattatagAATAGTAAACTAACAACACTAAagaattaaacaacaaaataaatagtagTTACAGTTTGAGATTAAGAATAACGTCAACCGTACAAACCTAATGCGCCAATCCCATACGCACGTGTAGGCTTAGCCGTAATAAAATACGGGTTTTTCCTTAAATAATGCTAGCACTATTTAACTGTTACAAtaatttcctattaaatatacaaaattccCATCACTCTACAAAAGACAGGACAGCAATTGGGCTTTTGCACTATTGTAACAAAAAGAAAACGGCATTAAGACATAGGGATTTTACCAAGGAGCGGAAGTAGAGATTACTTCATCAGTGTGATGCATAATTACGCATGCTCATGTGAATTTTGGCATGGCATTTTCTATTAGTAACGATAGTGTAACAAAGCATATGATTAAGTGTGCAATAAAATCAGAATTTAAGGTAAAATTCGATTGGAGGTCGACTATTCTTTTAATGCTTCCTGTTGTCCGGACTGGTTTAAAATgacccaaaattttttaataaagtgacTGTAATAATTTGGGTGGATATGTTGAAGACCTATTGCTCAAGGTGCGTGCATGAGAAACAGGTTTGGGCCAAGATTTGAATGTCGCATATACCCAAATGAacgatttttttgatataaaaaccGGAGGATTCGCCGTAAAATGCATCAGTTGTTAGCAGACTTAGCAGCAGTAACACCCCAATCATCAAAAATGGCATTCAGAGTAAGTATAGCAACTCCCACAGCAAATATTGGGAAACGGtacagttttaattgtttacaGTTCTTCGTACTTTGCGCCACCCTCGCCCTCGCCAGAGCCGGCAACCTCCTGGCCCCAGCCGCCCCTGCCTTGGCCTACAGCGCCCCAGCCCTCGCCAGCCCTGTGGCCTACTCCGCAGCCGCCCCTCTGGCCTACGCCGCCCCCACCGCCTACTCCAGCTCCCCCATCTACGCCGCTAAGTCTGCTTACTCTGCCCCTATCGCATACTCCGCCCCAGCTATCGCTGCCGCCCCTGTAGCCTTGGCTGCCCGTGCCACTTACGCTGCCCCAGCTTTTGCTGCCCGTGCCACTTATGCCGCCCCGGCTTACGCTGCTGCCCCAGTAGCAGTCGCTGCCCGTGCCACTTTCGCCGCCCCAGCTATTGCTGCTGCTCCAGTAGCTTATGCCGGTGCCTCTTATGCCGCCCCAGCTATTGCTGCCGCCCCAGTAGCCTACGGCTCCTCGATCTACGCCGCTAGGTCTGCCCCCCTTTTGGGAGCTGCCACCTACGCTACCGCCCCAGCTTGGTAAAcagttaaaaatgtaaatttcttttgtaaatatttttattttatttgaaataaaaggttttaattaatttgtgttGTTTAAATTTGGTGaacatgtaaaaatatacatatggtCGTACCatgattcttttaaaattaatctgtACAGGGAAAGTAAGTCCCTTAAGGATTTGCTCTCCCTGTACCGGTTTATGCCGACGATTCGCTAATTTATTTGTCATTAAGGTTTCTTTAAGTTTGAATCCTTAAAAGTGTCAGACGCTGCTATTTGGTCCACTACCAGCTAGAGAACAATACGTAGACTTTTAGATTTTCACTGGTaactagtagtagtagtagtaataaGGGTGGGCGAGCTAGAGttcggcaagtaggcctgaacagtcccttttcgccaaccccagaatcacccacccatacgcctccactcccaatgcgcagtcttcactgagtcggccagttcttttaataaaaggtttcacgttgtcccagtccagatttttaagatcttcccgttggagtgtcgttgctTCGAAAGTTTTCCATCTCAGGCGACTCCATCTATCACAGATACCTatatgtggtatgaagtttctTTAGAAGtgtgggctttctcttataccaagaaggtgtagatgcctgtttagactgttgttCCCAatcaggattcccaccaagttgtcgggtctttgttagcagtcgccttgctttttagatcatttccttggcctgtctacatccttctgtccttctccGATTCTTCCTGGTTTTTTTCTAGGTCCAAatattaagtgcctgggagatttgttttttgctaagaccgagacaaggttcggggcctacgaaaaggttaacggaaccttgtcttgccagttcgtcggcccgctcattgccctcgacaccttggtgtcctgggacccacctcagtctcacttccctgtgtgctgcaagcctttccaatgcgtctctgcattcctggactagcgctgagctggctCTGGGTTTCTGAATCTGACTATCGGATTAGATGCAAATCCCTCCGATGCTACTTcaagtatagcaaacacctcctcctagaaaactgtggtgtgcttccctagcgggaaggattcacctgtgttcgtttccatcctgtacactccggctGAATTGGTGCTTCATCCATGATCCATCTCTGTACCTtggctctttaatttggttcgccgaccattcttcatttgtcgggatttcgacttgaaaccccttctttaaccttagtttgccactttctgtagtgcatctggatgtcagaattggtatgttcttgcacatcctgagagcaatcgtcatatggccttgtcctaagtgaacattgcgccACCATCATTGGCCTCCCTCTCAATCCAGACTGGGAGGTCCGgtagcccaagaagaatatttagtggtGCCGCAGGTGTCGTTCTCATAGCTCCAGTAATTCACTGGTAACTAAATTTGTCATGAACCTGGTCTTGCCGATTAATACCAGTCAATTGGTCAGCTTTGCAGCACTTTTCGATCTTAGTACGCTTAAACATGTTCTCCAAAAGATCGTCAGTGAATAAGTCAGGAGCCTAATGACAGCATTCGCTTGTAAATATGCTCGATAAGTTCAGTGTAACTATGGTCGATTCTACAAAGGGCTACAGGGCTTGGAGGGTACCTCGATGATCAACTATATCGAAAGCATTTTCGTAGTCCACGAAAACGAGAaccaaaggttttttttttactgtgtCGAAGTGGCAATTGGTGCCACAGGTGATACAGATCTGCTGTAAGCACAATAGATCATGAAGTTCCCCATGGTTCCGTGCTtgccctattttatttcttttctataTTAATGACCTTGCATCTATTGATGCAAATGGGACCAGTCATTAATGGAAATTGTAGCTGACTCCATTTTAACCTTGAGACAGAAACTCGCTAGTGTGCGTTATGCTGTTTAGGATGAATTTAAGTCTGAAGTTGCTAACTCAGTGTAGCATTCTCCTATTGAAGTACTTGATTGGTTTTTGTGGTTGCTGCATCCAATGTCTTTTAATTCTAAGTCTGTTTTACTGATGTTTGTCGTAAAGCACCTCTAGAGAGGCCtttatttaggtatttaaagGTACTGACTGAATAAGTCTAGAAGGCCCGAAGAGTGAATTGATTAGGAACTTTGCTTCAAGAGATCTGTGACACTACTTCGTTTCACTACctttcaaagacctactcccaaaaaaacctaaaaattttgagaaatttcgatttttttcactcaaaactACATGTTTCAAGACCCAATTCCTGTTTTATTTAacttagagtgctgatttaaaaagcaccaggtagcaaaacattaattctaatgagCCACAACGTTTCAAATacctactcccaaaaaaacctaaaaatttggagaaatttcgatttttttcattcaaaaactTATGGTTcaggacccaattcctgttctattcaacttagagtgttgatttaaaaagcaccaggtagcaaaatattaattcaaatgaGCCACAACGTTTCAAACacctactcccaaaaaaacctaaaaatttggagaaatttcaatttttttcactcaaaactACATGTTTcaggacccaattcctgttctattcaacttagagtactgatttaaaaagcaccaggtagcaaaatattaattcaaatgaGCCACAACGTTTCAAATacctactcccaaaaaaacctaaaaatttagagaaatttcgatttttttcactcaaaactACATGTTTcaggacccaattcctgttctattcaacttagagtgctgatttaaaaagcaccaggtagcaaaatattaattcaaatgaGCGACAACGTTTCAAACacctactcccaaaaaaacctaaaaatttggagaaatttcgattttttcactCAAAACTACATGTTTcaggacccaattcctgttatattcaacttagagtgctgatttaaaaagcaccaggtagcaaaatattaattcaaatgaGCCACAACGTTTCAAACacctactcccaaaaaaacctaaaaatttggagaaatttcgatttttttcactcaaaactACATGTTTcaggacccaattcctgttctattcaacttagagtgctgatttaaaaagcaccaggtagcaaaatattaattcaaatgaGCGACAACGTTTCAAACacctactcccaaaaaaacctaaaaatttggagaaatttcgatttttttcactcaaaactACATGTTTcaggacccaattcctgttctattcaacttagagtgctgatttaaaaagcaccaggtagcaaaatattaattcaaatgaGCCACAACGTTTCAAACacctactcccaaaaaaacctaaaaatttggagaaatttcgattttttcactCAAAACTACATGTTTcaggacccaattcctgttatattcaacttagagtgctgatttaaaaagcaccaggtagcaaaatattaattcaaatgaGCCACAACGTTTCAAACacctactcccaaaaaaacctaaaaatttggagaaatttcgatttttttcactcaaaactACATGTTTcaggacccaattcctgttctatttaacttagagtgctgatttaaaaagcaccaggtagcaaaacattaattctaatgatccacaacgtttcaaagacctactcccaaaaaaacctaaaaatttggagaaatttcgattttttcactCAAAACTACATGTTTcaggacccaattcctgttctattcaacttagagtgctgatttaaaaagcaccaggtagcaaaacattaattctaacgatccacaacgtttcaaagacctactcccaaaaaacctaaaaatttggagaaatttcgatttttttcactcaaaactACATGTTTcaggacccaattcctgttctattcaacttagagtgctgatttaaaaagcaccaggtagcaaaacattaattctaacgatccacaacgtttcaaagacctactcccaaaaaaacctaaaaattttgagaaatttcgttttttttcactcaaaaaccacatgattcaggacccaattcctgttctattaaacttagagtgctgatttaaaaagcaccaggtagcaaaatattaattcaaatgatccacaacgtttcaaagacctactcccaaaaaaacctaaaaatttggagaaatttctatttttttcactcaaaactACATGTTTCAGGacccaatttctgttctattcaacttagagtgctgatttaaaaagcaccaggtAGCAAAACATTAATGCTaatgatccacaacgtttcaaagacctactcccaaaaaaacctaaaaatttgga encodes:
- the LOC126747270 gene encoding cuticle protein 38-like, producing MHQLLADLAAVTPQSSKMAFRFFVLCATLALARAGNLLAPAAPALAYSAPALASPVAYSAAAPLAYAAPTAYSSSPIYAAKSAYSAPIAYSAPAIAAAPVALAARATYAAPAFAARATYAAPAYAAAPVAVAARATFAAPAIAAAPVAYAGASYAAPAIAAAPVAYGSSIYAARSAPLLGAATYATAPAW